Below is a genomic region from Mycobacteriales bacterium.
ACCTTGACCGCGTCGACGCCGGCGTCGATCAGTGCCTGCGCGGCGGCCCGGCTCGCGATGTTGCCGCCGATGACGTCGACACCGGCGGCCGAGGTCTTGACCCTCGCGACCATGTCGGCCACGGCCTTGGCGTGCCCGTGGGCCGTGTCCACGACGACCGCGTCGACGCCGGCTTCGACCAGGGCCATCGCGCGCTTGAACGCCTCGTCGCCCACGCCGACCGCCGCCGCGACCACCAGCCGGCCATCGGCGTCCTTGGTCGCGAGCGGGTACTGGTCGCGCTTGACGTAGTCCTTGACCGTGATCAGCCCACGCAGCCGGCCCGCCCCGTCGACCAGCGGCAGCTTCTCGATCTTGTTCTTCTGCAGCAGCGCCAGGGCATCCGGTCCGCTGACGCCCTCGCGCGCGGTCACCAGCGGCATCGGCGTCATGACCTCGGTGACCCGGCGCGACTGGTCGGTCTCGAAGCGAGTGTCGCGGTTCGTGACGATGCCGAGCAGGACCCCGGTGCCGTCAACGACCGGCAGGCCGGAGATCCGGTAGCGGCCGCACAGCCGGTCGACGTCGAGCAGGGTGTCGTCCGGGGAACAGGTCACCGGATTGGTCACCATGCCCGCCTCGGAGCGCTTGACCAGGTCGACCTGGGTAGCCTGGTCCTCGATCGAGAGGTTGCGGTGCAGCACCCCGACGCCGCCCTGCCGGGCCATGGCGATCGCCATCCGAGCCTCGGTCACGGTGTCCATCGCGCTCGACAGCAGCGGGGTGCGCAGGGTGATCCCGCGCGACAGGCGGGTCGTGGTGTCGGCCTCGCTCGGGATGACGTCACTGGCGGCGGGCAGGAGCAGGACGTCATCGAAGGTCAGCCCCAGCATCGGGAACTTCGCGTCGTAGGCGTCCCGGTCCGCCGCCGCGGGCTCCTCGGAGGGGATCATCTGCGCCTTCCCGGTCGGCAGGGGGGGAGGCAATTCACTCTAGCCGCCGCTGCGCCCCTTTGTGCGCACCGGCGACGTGCGCTGGGGCTGCCCCGGCGTCGCGTCCGGCTTTGCGTCGGGCTTGTCGTCGGGCTTCGCGTCGGGCTCGGCGGCGGGCTTCGCGTCCGGCTTGTCGTCCGGCTTCGCGTCCGGCTTGGCATCGGGCTTCGCCGGCTTCGTGTCGGGCTTCGGCCGCTCGGACGCAGGCGCGGGAGCCGGCTGGGCGGACGCCTCGTCGGCACGCCTCCGCAGCTCGGCGAGCCGCTGCGCCAGCGGGTCGGCATCGGCCGGCAGCACCTCGGCCAGCCGGCGCTCGGCGGTGTCGAGCCGGGCGCGGGCGGCGGCCGTGCGACCGTCCGCCAGCAGCGCCTCGGCGGCGTCGAGCAGTGCAGTCACCTGCCGGGCGGCGGCCTGCGAGCGGGCGACGGCCGCGGCCGTCGAACCGGGAGCGGGCGTACGAGCCGCGCCGGGCGGGGCCGGCGCCGCGACGGCGGGCGACGGCGTACCGGTCGACGGAACGGGCGCGGCAGCGGGACGGGAGTCCTCGGAGCTGCCGGGGGGCGGCTCGGGCAGGGTGACCGCGCCGACGACGGCGCCGGCCGCGGCGCGCACCACCGTTCCGAGGCCGTGCAGCGGGTTGCCCTGCGGTACCAGTGTGCTCGCTGCCGCCACGCCGCCGAGCGTGAGCACGCCCGCCGTCACGAGCGCGACGACGCCGCCGCTGCGGACCAGCCGCCGGTCCGGCGTCGACTCGCTGGCAAGGGTCAGCACCGTGGAGGAACCGTGTCCCAGGGGCGCAGCCTGCGGCGTCTGCGAACTGACGTCGCGGAGCAGGTCGACCAGCAGCGACAGCCCGGGGTCGTCGTCGCCGGCGGCGCGGGCGGTGCGGGCGCGTTCCAGCGCCGCCTCGTCGGCAGCCACCTGAACCAGGTCGAGCGGGTCGTCGTCGGTCATGCGACAACCTCCAGTCCGGCGGTCTGGGCGAGCGTGCGGAGACGGGACAGCGCGCGGTGCTGGGCGACGCGGACGGCACCGGGAGTCATGTCCAGCGCCTGGCCGGTCTGCTCGGCGGTCAGACCGCTGACGACGCGTAGCAGCAGGATCTCCCGGTGCGCCGGTGGCAGTCGGTCCAGCAGTGCTCGCGCCGCCTGCGCCCGTTCGTCGGCGAGCACCTGGTCCTCGGGCCCGGCGCCCGGATCGGCCCGGTCGGGCAGCCGGTCGGTCGCGTCGCTGCGGTCGCGGTAGGCGGCGCGCTGGGCATCGGCGACCTTGTGGGCGGCGATGCCGTGCACGAACGCCCTGAACGCGCCCTTGTCCACATAGCCGGGCAGCGCCTTGACCACCGCCATGCACACCTCCTGGGCCACGTCATCGGCCGATTCGTACGTACCGGCGGTGCGCCCCAGCCGGGCGCGGCAGTAGCGCAGGACTCCGGGGCGCAGGTGGGCGAGGAGCTGTTCCACGGCCACCGGCTCTCCCCTGCGTGCGGGAGGGACCAGTGCGGAGACTTCGTCCACCACCTGGGATGTCGTGCCGAGGCCGCGCACTGTTACATCCGCTCAGTTGACCAGGCCGCGGCGGAAGCCCAGCGCCACGGCCTGCGCGCGGTCGTTGACCCCGAGCTTGCGGAACAACCGGCGGGCATGGGTCTTGATGGTGTCTTCCGACAGGTAGAGGTCCTTGCCGATCTGCCCGTTGCTCTTGCCTTGGCTCATGCCGGTCAGTACCTGCAGCTCACGCTCGGTGAGCTGGCCTCCGGGCGGCGTGCTGCGCGACGCGTCGCGGGCGCTGCTCAGGGCGCGACGCAGCGAGGGCTCCACGAGGTCGGCACCGTCCAGGGCATGTGCGACGGCGGCGCACAACTCCTCATGACTGACGTCCTTGAGCAGATAGCCCCGAGCGCCGGAGGAGACGGCGGCTGCCACCTGCTCGCGGTCGTCGGCGGCGGTCAACATGATGACCTTGGCCGTCGGGTGCGCAGCGACGAGCCGCCGGGTGGTCTCCAGGCCACCCAGACCGGGCATCCGTACGTCCATGAGGACCAGGTCCGGCTGCTCGTGCTCGTACCGGGCCAGCACCTCCTCGCCGCTGGCGGCGGTGTCGACGCGGTTGACGCCGGGGACACCCGCGACGAACTGCCGCAGGCCCTCCCGGACGATCCGGTGGTCGTCGCAGATGAGGACGGTGGTCATCGGTCACCTTCGGGTTCGGAGCGGGTCAGGGGGAGGACGAGTCGGCTGGTGGCGCCGCAGACCTCGAAGCGGCCGTCGAGTGCGGCGGCCCGGGCGGTCCAGCCGGCGACGTCGGCAGGGATGCCGGTGACCGACAGCCGGGCGCAGTCGCCCTCGTGGGTCAGCCGAACGGCCGCCGGACCGGCTGCCGGCGCCGCGGCCTGGACGAAGCGGTACGCGGCCCGGCGGGCGGCGGGTGGGAGAGCCGCCGCGACCGAACTGTCCAGCGCGAGGTCGAGCGGTGGTGCACCGGCCTGGGCCCGTTGGGCCGACAGGTCGGCGAGCGCGACCGGCAGGTCCTCACCTCCGCGGGGACGCAACTGCCAGACCGCCCGGCGCAGCGTGACCAGGGCGTCCTGGACCGCCTCGCGCGCGAGTGCGGGGTCGGCGCCTCGGACGGCGGCGTCGGCGGCGTAGCGGGCGACCAACAAGGCTTGGAGCGCACCATCGTGCAGGCGGTCGGCGACGGCGTCGGCATCGGCGTCGGCCGCCGCCAGCAGCGACCCGGCGTCGGGCGGGGCCAGGCGCGCCTGCGTCGGCACGGGCACGGGCATCGCGTCGAGCATCGGCACTCCCGTCCTCGTGTGCACAGCCTGCGCCCGGTACGCGGCTCTGTACAAGCCATCGGCAGGTGGACCCCCGGACGTGAGCGCTCCCGTGCGTGGACTGGTCGGGCTCAGCCCTCCAGCAGGGTGGCGATGTCCGGACGGGCGAGCCAGTCGGCTCGGACACCCGGCGGCAGATCGGCAGCCAGCGTCAGGACGGCCGACCGCGCGGTGGCCAGACTCCTGACCGACTCCGCCGCGTCGTCCTCCGCGATCAGCGCGCCGAGCAGCGCCCGGGCCGGCCAGACGAGCGGGACGGTGCCCAGCGACTCGGCCAGCGTCGCCGCCCTCCGCAGCGTGCTTGCCGCATCCCCGTCGCGGCCGGCCTCGCGGGAGGTCCCGCCGCTCACCTGCGCGATGCCCAGGATGAGCAGTCCCTTCGCGACGTGCCGCGGCGCGCGCGCCTGCTCTGCCCGGTCGACCGCGCCCCGGGCGGTGTCCACCGCCTCGTCGACCTGCCCGTCCAGCAGCTGCACCTCGGCCTCGGCCCACCCCAGCCGGACCCGCTGGCGCCACCATTCGTCGGCACGATTCGGGACGAGGGCCCGCGCCTGCTCGAGCCGCCCGGAGGCCTCGTCGGGCTCGTCCAGCCCGACGGCGTCGGAGGCCAGCCCGACCAACGCGTCGAACGCCGCTTCTCCCGCACCGTCGGTCAGGGCGAGCGCCTCCAGGTCGGAGGCGCGGGCGACGGCATGCCGGCCGAGCTGGCGGTGCACGCTGGCGATCGTGGCGGCGGCCAGGGCCGCGAACAGCCGACTCTCCGGCCGTGCGTCCGGGACGCGCCCGGCGTCGACCAGCGGGGAGAGCACCGTGAGCGCACCGCCGTACCGACCGCCGGCGGCGAGGGCCACCCCGAGCAGCCAGCCGGCGGCGGCCATCTCGGCCGAACGCCCCTGCGACTGGGCGAGGACGACCGCCTGCTCGAGGACACCCACGGCCGCGGCGGGCTTGCCGTGGAAGGCGGCGTGCTCTCCGCTGGCGAGCAGGCGGGTGAGGTCCCCGGGTTCGGTCACGGGCGCAGGGTAATCGGCCGCGCCGAGCGGCGCGGGAGAGCAGCTGGGAGAGCCGGGGGCGACCGGCGCAGAAACGCAGCCGGCTCCTCCCCATCCCCTCGGCGTCCCTGGACGAAGGAGAAGTCGTGACGTGCTCCGGCACGACCCAGACGGAGCCCTCGATCCCGGCTCCCGAAGAGAGGGGACAGCTCATGACGGACATCTCGCGCCTGCCTGCGCCGCAGGTCGAGGTCTGGGAGTGGCAGCTGAAGGGCGCCTGTCGCGGCCACGATCCCTCGCTGTTCTTCCACCCGGAGGGCGAACGGGGGCCGCGCAGAGCCGGCCGCGAGGCAGCCGCCAAGGCCGTCTGCGCCGGATGCCCCGTGCTGCTCGCCTGCCGCACGCACGCACTCAGCGTCCGGGAGCCGTACGGGATCTGGGGCGGGATGTCCGAGCACGACCGCGAGGACGCCGGTGCGCAGCAGGTGCCTGCCGCCAGCTGACACCGCCCGGGCAGCCCTGCGGCCAGTTGACACCGCCCGGGACCGCCCTGTGACAGTGGGCCTGCGCTGACCGTCACGTTCCCGTATCGTCTGGTCGCAGCGAGTCCCCGCCCGGGGCTCTGCTCGTCCGCCGGCCCCACCGGGAGCGTCCTGCCGTGTCCTTCCCGCCCGATCGTCCAGCGAACTCCGGGCTGCGGGTCCCGGTTCGCGGAGCGCGCTGGGCGGCGCTGCTCGGCATGGTCCTCCTGGCCGGCTGCTCGACCGGCGGGCCGCAATCGGTCGAGCCCCCCGCGGAGGCGCTGCACGCCGCTGCCTCCCCGGCCGCCTCGGCCGCACCACCGGCCACCGCCGCGGCCCGGGCCCGACCGCCGGTCGCGCTTGCCGTCAAACCGCTGGGTCAGCGGCTGCGTCCCGACGTGCTCGTCGCGGGCCCCCGCACCTTCTCCCCCACCGCTGTCGACAAACTGGGTGGCCTGTCCACCGAGGGCGGTCACGTCGTCTTCCGTACCGGCACGGTCCGCATCGGCGGCAAGGACGTCCGGGCCGTCGGCGTGGATCCCTCGACGTTCCGCACGTTCGCGGCGCAGGGCACCGCCGAGTCCGATGCCGTCTGGCAGGCCGTCGCCCGCGGCGAGGCCGTCGCCTCTCACGAGGGAGCCAAGGCCCTCGCGCTCGCGCTGGGCAAGGAGGTGCGGGTCGCTGCCAAGGCCGGAGGGCCGGACCTGCCGCTGCGTCTCGGCGCGCTGGCCACGACCGGCGTGCCCGGCAGCGACCTGATCGTCGACAGCGAGACCGGCCGGGCCCTGGGCCTGCCGTCCGCTACCGGGATGCTGCTCACGGCCCCGAAGGGCATGGACCCGGTCGCGCTGGCCGGCAAGGTCAGGGCCGTCACCGGCGACGGCGCGGCTGTGGACCTGCTCACGCCGCCGGCGGCCAACCCGGTCGCGTTCCTGACCGGCAGTCGCGCTGCCAAGGCGTTCGGTGCGTTCTCCTACCGCTACTACCCCGACGGCACGATCCAGCCCGACGCCGCCTGGGTCCGGCGCAACATCCAGACGACGACCCTCCCGATCATGGGCCGGGTGAGCTGCCACCGGCTGATGATCCCGCAGCTGCGCGGCGCCCTCCAGGACGTAGTCGACGCGGGGCTGGCGCACACGCTGTCGACGTACGACGGCTGCTATGTCCCGCGCTTCATCGAGCGCAACCCCGAGAACTCCATCTCGCTGCACACCTGGGGCATCGCCATCGACATGGACGCCTCCAAGAACTACCGGGGCATCGCCGGGACCATGCACCCGGAGGTCGTGAACATCTTCAAGCGCTGGGGCTTTCGCTGGGGCGGCGACTGGCAGTACACCGACCCGATGCACTTCGAGCTGGCTGCACTGATCAAGACCCCCAGGCGCTGATCCCGGGGCATCGACACGAGACCAAGATCTTCGGAACATCCACAGGGCCAGGGTCCTGTGGATGTTCCGAAGATCTTGCTCAGGCTCGACGGCGCTGGACACCCGCGGCGGCAACCAGACCTCCGGACGCGCGACGGCCCGGCACCCCGCAGAAGGGGTACCGGGCCGTCGTACGAGCGGGATCTCGGCAGAGCCGAGCGAACCAGACCCGCGCTAGTGCGCGTGCCCGTGGCCGCCGTGGCCGGCGTCGGCCGGCTGCTCCTCGCGCTTGTCCGCGACGAGCGTCTCGGTCGTCAGCAGCATGCTGGCGATCGAGGCCGCGTTGCGGACGGCACTCCGGGAGACCTTCACCGGGTCGACGATGCCCTGCTTGACCAGGTCGCCGTACTCTCCGGTCGCGGCATTGAGGCCCTGACCGGCACCGAGCTCGCGGACCCGGTTCACGGCGACCCGACCCTCCATACCGGCGTTCGCCGCGATCCAGTAGGCCGGCTCGTCCAGCGCGGAACGCACGATGCGCACGCCGGTGCGCTCGTCACCCTCGAGCCCGAGGTCGCCCTCGAGCACGCCGGCGGCATGCACGAGCGCAGCGCCACCACCGGGGACGATGCCCTCCTCGATCGCGGCCTTGGTTGCCGAGATGGCGTCCTCGAGCCGGTGCTTGCGCTCCTTGAGCTCGGTCTCGGTGTGGGCGCCGACCTTGATGACGCCGACTCCGCCGGAGAGCTTGGCGAGCCGCTCCTGCAGCTTCTCCTTGTCCCAGTCGGAGTCGCTGTTCTCGATCTCCTGCTTGATCTGCGCGACGCGGCCGGCGACCTCGGCAGTGGACCCGCCGCCGTCGACGATCGTCGTCAGCTCCTTGGTGACCGTGACGGTGCGGGCCTTGCCGAGCACGTCGAGGCCTGCCTGGTCGAGCTTGAGACCGACCTCGGCGGAGATGACCTGGCCGCCGGTGAGCACGGCGATGTCCTGGAGCATCGCCTTGCGGCGGTCGCCGAAGCCGGGCGCCTTGACGGCGGCGACCTTCAGCGTCTTGC
It encodes:
- a CDS encoding WhiB family transcriptional regulator; the encoded protein is MTDISRLPAPQVEVWEWQLKGACRGHDPSLFFHPEGERGPRRAGREAAAKAVCAGCPVLLACRTHALSVREPYGIWGGMSEHDREDAGAQQVPAAS
- a CDS encoding response regulator transcription factor, encoding MTTVLICDDHRIVREGLRQFVAGVPGVNRVDTAASGEEVLARYEHEQPDLVLMDVRMPGLGGLETTRRLVAAHPTAKVIMLTAADDREQVAAAVSSGARGYLLKDVSHEELCAAVAHALDGADLVEPSLRRALSSARDASRSTPPGGQLTERELQVLTGMSQGKSNGQIGKDLYLSEDTIKTHARRLFRKLGVNDRAQAVALGFRRGLVN
- the groL gene encoding chaperonin GroEL (60 kDa chaperone family; promotes refolding of misfolded polypeptides especially under stressful conditions; forms two stacked rings of heptamers to form a barrel-shaped 14mer; ends can be capped by GroES; misfolded proteins enter the barrel where they are refolded when GroES binds); the protein is MAKTLAFSEDARRSLERGVDALANAVKVTLGPKGRNVVLAKAYGGPTITNDGVTIARDVELDDPYENMGAQLAKEIATKTNDIAGDGTTTATVLGQAMVHAGLRAVAAGANPMSLKIGIDAAVEAVHEALLKAATEVLTHDEVAAVAAISAQDALVGQLVAEAIDKVGKDGVITVEESQATGLELELTEGMQFDKGYISPYFVTDAERMETVLEDAFVLLVNGKVSALAELLPLLEKIVQAQKPLLIVAEDIDGEALSTLVVNAIRKTLKVAAVKAPGFGDRRKAMLQDIAVLTGGQVISAEVGLKLDQAGLDVLGKARTVTVTKELTTIVDGGGSTAEVAGRVAQIKQEIENSDSDWDKEKLQERLAKLSGGVGVIKVGAHTETELKERKHRLEDAISATKAAIEEGIVPGGGAALVHAAGVLEGDLGLEGDERTGVRIVRSALDEPAYWIAANAGMEGRVAVNRVRELGAGQGLNAATGEYGDLVKQGIVDPVKVSRSAVRNAASIASMLLTTETLVADKREEQPADAGHGGHGHAH
- the shbA gene encoding RNA polymerase sigma factor ShbA, which gives rise to MVDEVSALVPPARRGEPVAVEQLLAHLRPGVLRYCRARLGRTAGTYESADDVAQEVCMAVVKALPGYVDKGAFRAFVHGIAAHKVADAQRAAYRDRSDATDRLPDRADPGAGPEDQVLADERAQAARALLDRLPPAHREILLLRVVSGLTAEQTGQALDMTPGAVRVAQHRALSRLRTLAQTAGLEVVA
- a CDS encoding M15 family metallopeptidase → MSFPPDRPANSGLRVPVRGARWAALLGMVLLAGCSTGGPQSVEPPAEALHAAASPAASAAPPATAAARARPPVALAVKPLGQRLRPDVLVAGPRTFSPTAVDKLGGLSTEGGHVVFRTGTVRIGGKDVRAVGVDPSTFRTFAAQGTAESDAVWQAVARGEAVASHEGAKALALALGKEVRVAAKAGGPDLPLRLGALATTGVPGSDLIVDSETGRALGLPSATGMLLTAPKGMDPVALAGKVRAVTGDGAAVDLLTPPAANPVAFLTGSRAAKAFGAFSYRYYPDGTIQPDAAWVRRNIQTTTLPIMGRVSCHRLMIPQLRGALQDVVDAGLAHTLSTYDGCYVPRFIERNPENSISLHTWGIAIDMDASKNYRGIAGTMHPEVVNIFKRWGFRWGGDWQYTDPMHFELAALIKTPRR